A single region of the Neodiprion pinetum isolate iyNeoPine1 chromosome 5, iyNeoPine1.2, whole genome shotgun sequence genome encodes:
- the LOC124220108 gene encoding uncharacterized protein, which translates to MYTVGLHSALAIKRQRKRRDEQRRARERRYSAQSGESGLTSPRASTGSLDHHPRHHHAAQVHRAAGEGVLDSKVVTSVGMLHIGVVFLVLGAFLLASGLLPGDMASWSSKSSGGWWNELVATGIFASVMGIFLIVLNKVIAKKEEDDLEEYVQRQLTRSRSGHRLERDVETGGLTTRHARRAKQLKAVVSSGTLSVDETEPNVDGSPPRSPPPAYSPPPASAADPQPQPAHLLEQITEEDGNNDRIETSTTPSLSPGSPCDTRELIHPDATFCNLNGNHPQAHRPLYVHVSRI; encoded by the coding sequence ATGTACACGGTGGGCTTGCACTCGGCGCTGGCGATCAAGCGTCAGCGCAAGCGTCGGGACGAGCAGCGTCGCGCCCGCGAGCGCCGTTACAGCGCCCAGAGCGGCGAGAGCGGTTTGACGTCACCGAGAGCATCGACCGGCTCGCTGGACCACCACCCCCGTCACCACCACGCGGCCCAGGTTCACCGAGCCGCGGGGGAGGGGGTGCTCGACTCGAAGGTGGTGACGTCCGTGGGCATGCTCCACATCGGTGTCGTCTTCCTGGTCCTCGGGGCCTTCCTCTTGGCCAGCGGCCTACTGCCGGGCGACATGGCCAGCTGGAGTTCGAAATCGAGCGGCGGTTGGTGGAACGAGCTAGTGGCGACGGGGATATTCGCCTCGGTGATGGGCATCTTCCTGATCGTATTGAACAAGGTGATAgcgaagaaggaggaggacgacCTGGAGGAGTACGTCCAGCGACAGCTGACAAGGTCGAGGTCCGGACACCGTTTGGAACGCGACGTCGAGACCGGCGGTCTTACCACTCGACACGCGAGGCGCGCCAAGCAGCTCAAGGCCGTCGTCTCCTCCGGCACCCTCTCCGTCGACGAGACGGAGCCCAACGTCGACGGATCGCCTCCGCGAAGCCCACCGCCCGCGTACTCGCCGCCGCCGGCATCCGCGGCCGATCCTCAACCGCAACCGGCGCATCTTCTCGAGCAGATAACCGAGGAGGATGGGAACAACGACAGGATCGAGACGTCGACGACCCCCAGCCTCAGTCCGGGCTCGCCGTGCGATACCAGAGAGCTTATACACCCTGACGCTACGTTCTGCAACCTCAATGGAAACCATCCTCAGGCTCACAGGCCGCTTTACGTTCACGTCTCGAGGATCTGA
- the LOC124220110 gene encoding uncharacterized protein — protein MIGAMPAVAVRHERRRQEKRLKRPSQLYLGGQWMPPPPGSPPTPSPHGPNSHLEPLPELYLCGKISGLHAVVVCLLLGAVVLVVGLVQLAPGATTTDHRLVLLVAGAALLLLGIALAGVRCYVLHCMPLPAQLSPVATPVPPIVTDPPARGGTLDLLVGHQNQIIHQNTPELDALMQTENQHHHHHHHHHHGNHKKKRSSQGSHTEEA, from the exons ATGATCGGGGCCATGCCAGCGGTGGCTGTCCGCCACGAGCGACGCAGACAAGAAAAGAGGCTGAAGCGTCCCAGCCAGCTGTACCTAGGTGGTCAATGGATGCCACCGCCGCCAGGTTCGCCGCCAACGCCGAGTCCCCACGGTCCCAACAGTCACCTAGAACCCTTGCCGGAGTTGTACCTATGCGGAAAG ATATCCGGTCTCCACGCAGTCGTCGTATGCCTTCTCCTCGGAGCCGTCGTCCTGGTCGTTGGTCTGGTCCAGCTGGCGCCTGGAGCGACGACGACCGATCACAGACTCGTCCTCCTCGTAGCCGGGGCGGCTCTCCTTTTACTGG GCATCGCCCTGGCGGGTGTCAGATGTTACGTACTTCACTGCATGCCTTTGCCGGCCCAGCTTTCCCCAGTGGCAACCCCCGTTCCTCCAATTGTCACTGACCCGCCGGCAAGAGGCGGGACGCTGGACCTGCTGGTCGGTCATCAGAATCAAATTATTCACCAAAACACTCCGGAATTGGACGCGCTGATGCAGACGGAGAACCAGcatcaccatcaccatcatcatcaccacCACGGTAACCACAAGAAGAAGCGAAGCTCCCAGGGCTCTCACACGGAGGAAGCCTAA